From a region of the Primulina eburnea isolate SZY01 chromosome 7, ASM2296580v1, whole genome shotgun sequence genome:
- the LOC140837255 gene encoding protein LAZ1 homolog 1, with protein MGWKGVYLSLLYLATLVESTGRPGRLFFEGSNAATSSLYSWAVTSAAIFVVVALILSMFLIFEHLAAYNQPEEQKFLIGLILMVPVYAVESFLSLLNSDAAFNCEIIRDCYEAFALYCFERYLIACLGGEESTIEFMESQSVITSCVPLLDEAYAYGVVEHPFPLNFFLSEWQLGPDFYQAVKIGIVQYMILKMICALLAMICEAFGVYGEGKFEWTFAYPYLAVVLNFSQTWALYCLVQFYTVTKNKLAPIKPLAKFLTFKSIVFLTWWQGIAVAFLLSFGAFKGSLAQVLKTRIQDYIICIEMGIAAVVHLYVFPAVPYKRGERCVRNVSVMADYASLGTPPDPEEVQDSERSTRVRISRYGEREREKRPKLHQSVRDVVFGSGEIIVDDMKYTVSHVVEPFERGIAKMNRTFHQISENMKRHEEHKKKNSKDDSCLVPLNPWSTEFSDVHDDLIEGSVSDSGVSNSKRPHYQSRGQSSRFRYR; from the exons ATGGGATGGAAGGGGGTTTATCTGTCATTGTTGTATCTTGCCACTTTAGTTGAATCGACTGGCAGACCAGGAAGATTGTTTTTCGAAGGTTCGAATGCTGCAACTTCTTCTCTCTATAGCTGGGCAGTTACCAGTGCTGCGATATTTGTTGTGGTGGCTCTTATTCTTTCCATGTTTCTCATCTTTGAGCATTTAGCTGCATACAACCAGCCGGAG GAGCAGAAGTTCTTGATTGGACTCATTCTGATGGTTCCAGTTTATGCAGTGGAATCG TTTCTATCACTGCTAAATTCTGATGCTGCTTTCAACTGTGAGATCATACGTGATTGCTATGAAGCTTTTGCTTTGTATTGCTTCGAGAGATATCTCATAGCCTGCTTAG GTGGAGAAGAAAGCACCATTGAATTTATGGAAAGTCAAAGCGTGATCACTTCTTGTGTACCTCTCCTAGATGAAGCTTATGCTTATGGTGTTGTCGAACATCCTTTTCCATTGAATTTTTTCTTGAGTGAATGGCAGCTTGGCCCTGACTTCTATCAGGCTGTAAAAATTGGCATTGTTCAATAT ATGATATTGAAGATGATATGTGCATTACTGGCAATGATTTGTGAAGCTTTTGGGGTTTACGGGGAAGGGAAGTTCGAGTGGACATTTGC CTATCCTTATCTGGCAGTTGTTCTGAATTTCAGCCAGACTTGGGCCCTTTACTGCCTTGTGCAGTTCTATACTGTGACAAAGAATAAGTTGGCACCAATCAAACCTTTGGCCAAGTTTTTGACATTCAAGTCAATTGTTTTCCTTACATGGTGGCAAGGCATTGCTGTTGCCTTTCTTTTATCATTTGGAGCCTTCAAGGGGTCATTGGCACAGGTTTTAAAAACACGCATACAAGACTACATCATATGTATTGAG ATGGGCATAGCTGCTGTGGTACATCTTTATGTGTTCCCTGCTGTCCCATACAAGCGAGGAGAAAGATGTGTTAGGAATGTTTCTGTGATGGCTGATTATGCATCTTTAGGAACCCCGCCTGATCCTGAAGAGGTCCAAGACTCCGAAAGATCTACAAGAGTACGCATTTCTCGTTAtggtgagagagagagagagaagcgTCCGAAACTTCATCAAAGCGTTCGTGATGTGGTATTTGGAAGTGGTGAAATT ATTGTTGATGACATGAAGTACACAGTTTCGCATGTCGTGGAACCGTTCGAAAGAGGAATTGCAAAAATGAATAGAACTTTCCATCAGATATCAGAAAACATGAAACGACACGAGGAACATAAGAAGAAGAATTCAAAAGATGATAGCTGTCTTGTCCCCTTAAACCCATGGTCCACAGAGTTCTCCGATGTTCATGATGACCTCATTGAAGGGAGTGTCAGCGATAGCGGTGTATCTAATAGTAAGAGACCGCATTACCAATCTAGAGGTCAATCTTCCCGGTTCAGATACAGATGA